Proteins encoded by one window of Arachis hypogaea cultivar Tifrunner chromosome 1, arahy.Tifrunner.gnm2.J5K5, whole genome shotgun sequence:
- the LOC140178266 gene encoding uncharacterized protein codes for MGFLLIEKKEWSSKYNELNQDLTEVMDALEREKSAHLIAIFEAEKREEHLRNALGVEKECVLDLEKVVREMRSEHANITFSAESKLAEANALVASIEEKSLEVEGKQEAHESNLSKQREDLREWEKKLQEGEERLLLRSKKLGLGTAYIHGMHASGNFVVIMDADLSYHVILLQPKYLPKFISKQMEARADIITGTHYVKGGGVHGWNLMRKLTSRGENVLAQTFLWPGVSDLTRSFRLYRKSMLEDIISCCISKGYVFQMEMIVRASRKGYHIEEVQLHKLLHLHLKGTFVVFTAKFSSFFIFSSTWIHQTRTNLVPTEPLITYTQNLVLRNQNQNHPLPKHPRP; via the exons ATGGGGTTTCTATTGATTGAGAAAAAAGAGTGGAGCTCTAAGTATAATGAGTTGAATCAAGATTTGACAGAAGTGATGGATGCTCTTGAAAGAGAAAAATCTGCTCATTTAATTGCCATCTTTGAGGCAGAGAAGCGGGAAGAGCATCTGAGGAACGCCTTGGGTGTTGAGAAAGAATGTGTGCTTGAT CTAGAGAAGGTTGTGCGAGAAATGCGCTCAGAGCACGCAAATATTACATTTTCTGCAGAGTCAAAGTTGGCGGAAGCAAATGCATTGGTTGCTAGCATTGAAGAGAAATCTTTAGAAGTGGAAGGAAA GCAAGAAGCACATGAGAGTAATTTATCAAAGCAGAGAGAAGACTTGCGAGAATGGGAAAAGAAATTGCAGGAGGGGGAAGAGAGGCT CCTGTTGAGATCTAAGAAGCTAGGTTTAG GAACTGCTTATATTCATGGCATGCATGCATCTGGAAATTTTGTTGTCATCATGGATGCTGATCTGTCGTACCATGTAA TTCTTTTGCAACCAAAATATTTGCCAAAATTCATTAG CAAGCAAATGGAAGCTAGAGCAGATATAATTACTGGTACTCATTATGTTAAAGGTGGTGGTGTGCATGGATGGAATCTTATGCGCAAACTAACAAGCAGGGGAGAAAATGTTCTTGCTCAAACATTTTTATGGCCTGGTGTCTCAGATTTGACAAGATCATTTAG ACTTTATAGGAAGTCTATGCTTGAAGACATCATTAGTTGCTGCATTAGTAAGGGATATGTCTTTCAAATGGAGATGATAGTCAGAGCATCCAGAAAAGGATATCATATTGAAGAGGTACAGTTACATAAGTTATTACATTTACATTTGAAAGGTACATTTGTTGTTTTCACTgccaaattttcttcttttttcattttctcttcaaCATGGATTCATCAAACCAGAACCAACCTTGTCCCAACCGAACCTTTAATCACTTATACCCAAAACCTTGTGCTGaggaatcagaatcagaatcaccCCCTTCCGAAACACCCCAGACCATAG